One genomic region from Clostridiales bacterium encodes:
- a CDS encoding aminopeptidase encodes MDITYKRKNIYADCDKAELKRIFDYCEGYKAYLDAAKTEREAVSTTIAMAEKNGYKPYTLGDKINKGDKLYYNNRGKALFLLRAGKADIAKNGVRILVAHIDSPRLDLKQVPLFEKADIAYLKTHYYGGIKKYHWLTIPLALHGVVMLKNGKKVEIAIGENDTDPVFYITDLLPHLSHKNDEKSVSEAFQAENLNLIVGGIPASGETENAIKKGVLNILNEKYGIVEEDFLSAELEAVPAAKAKDVGLDRAYIGAYGHDDSVCAYPEITATLETETDQTVLTILADKEEIGSEGNTGMQCVLIDDLLNEIAKSYGVNAALLRSKSMCLSADVTAGYDPTFQNAFEDNNVGHVSHGVTMNKFTGARGKSGSNDASAEYIGYLRTVFEKAGVVWQTGELGRVDLGGGGTVAKYIAKNNIDTVDMGVPVLSMHAPNELVSKADIYSAHKAFAAFIK; translated from the coding sequence ATGGATATCACGTACAAACGCAAGAACATTTACGCCGACTGCGACAAAGCCGAGCTTAAACGCATTTTCGACTACTGCGAAGGCTATAAAGCTTATCTCGACGCAGCCAAGACCGAGCGCGAAGCGGTTTCGACCACTATCGCCATGGCGGAAAAGAACGGCTACAAACCGTACACGCTTGGCGACAAGATCAATAAGGGCGACAAGCTCTATTACAACAACCGCGGCAAGGCGCTGTTCCTGCTCCGCGCTGGCAAAGCGGATATCGCCAAGAACGGCGTGCGCATACTCGTCGCGCATATCGACAGCCCCAGGCTCGACCTTAAACAAGTCCCGCTGTTCGAGAAAGCGGATATCGCATACCTTAAAACGCACTACTACGGCGGCATTAAGAAATATCACTGGCTGACGATCCCGCTCGCACTCCACGGCGTGGTCATGCTCAAAAACGGCAAGAAGGTCGAAATCGCTATCGGCGAGAACGACACCGATCCCGTGTTCTATATCACCGACCTGCTTCCCCACCTCTCGCACAAGAACGACGAGAAGTCGGTGAGCGAAGCGTTCCAAGCCGAAAACCTTAATCTTATCGTCGGCGGTATTCCCGCAAGCGGCGAAACCGAGAACGCCATAAAGAAAGGCGTGCTTAATATTCTCAACGAGAAATACGGCATTGTCGAGGAAGACTTTTTGAGCGCCGAGCTCGAAGCCGTTCCCGCCGCCAAAGCGAAGGACGTCGGGCTCGATCGCGCGTATATCGGCGCTTACGGTCACGACGACAGCGTTTGCGCCTACCCCGAAATTACCGCAACGCTCGAAACCGAAACCGACCAAACGGTACTTACTATACTCGCCGACAAGGAAGAAATCGGCTCCGAGGGCAACACGGGTATGCAATGCGTGCTTATCGACGACCTACTCAACGAGATCGCCAAAAGCTACGGAGTGAACGCGGCATTGCTCCGTTCCAAATCTATGTGCCTTTCGGCGGACGTTACCGCGGGCTACGATCCCACCTTCCAGAACGCGTTCGAGGACAATAACGTAGGACACGTCAGCCACGGCGTAACGATGAACAAGTTCACGGGCGCGCGCGGCAAGTCCGGCTCGAACGACGCTTCGGCGGAATATATCGGCTACCTTCGCACCGTGTTCGAAAAAGCGGGCGTTGTATGGCAGACCGGTGAGCTCGGCAGAGTCGATCTCGGCGGTGGCGGCACGGTAGCTAAGTATATCGCCAAAAACAATATCGACACCGTCGATATGGGCGTTCCCGTACTCAGTATGCACGCCCCCAACGAGCTCGTAAGCAAAGCCGATATCTACTCGGCGCACAAGGCGTTCGCGGCGTTCATTAAATAA